A portion of the Cryptomeria japonica chromosome 5, Sugi_1.0, whole genome shotgun sequence genome contains these proteins:
- the LOC131042339 gene encoding O-fucosyltransferase 1-like gives MNATLILPELDTNSFWHDKSGFAGIYDVDHFINSLKYDVKVVQSLPEVPVTGKKKKKMKPFQLRSPRDAPPSWYETVALEKMKEHGAVYLTPFSHRLAEEIDNAEYQRLRCRVNYHALRFKEDVMKLSTSIVNRLRSEGHFMAIHLRFEMDTLSFAGCFDIFIPEEQAILRKYREQNFAEKRLVYSERRIIGKCPLTPEEVGLILNAMGFDNSTRIYLAPGELFGGQRFMKPLHALFPHLENRRTVTSAKDLAAVNADGRALLGPAVDYMVCLLSDIFMPTYDGLGNFANNLLGHRLYYGFRSTIQPDRKALAPIFIDLERSRNRNFEALVRLVMQKTPFGGPHKRIHPESFYTNPWPECFCQISTGSVEHKCPTIKFMEIVKNQYKWSGCVVH, from the coding sequence ATGAATGCAACACTTATTTTGCCTGAGCTTGACACAAATTCATTTTGGCACGATAAGAGTGGCTTTGCAGGTATTTATGATGTTGATCATTTTATCAACTCTCTTAAATATGATGTAAAGGTTGTACAGAGTTTACCAGAAGTGCCAGTGactgggaagaagaagaaaaaaatgaagcCTTTTCAGCTTCGTTCCCCAAGAGATGCTCCTCCAAGTTGGTATGAAACAGTTGCATTGGAGAAGATGAAAGAACATGGTGCTGTATACCTTACTCCATTTTCCCATCGTTTGGCAGAGGAGATAGACAATGCTGAATACCAGAGATTGAGATGCAGAGTAAACTATCATGCTCTTAGATTCAAAGAAGATGTTATGAAACTGAGTACTAGTATTGTCAATCGGCTTCGTTCAGAAGGTCATTTTATGGCAATACACCTACGCTTTGAAATGGATACGCTTTCATTTGCTGGGTGCTTTGATATCTTTATTCCAGAGGAACAGGCTATCTTGAGGAAGTACAGagagcaaaattttgcagagaaacgACTTGTATATTCTGAAAGGAGAATTATTGGAAAATGTCCGTTAACTCCAGAGGAGGTGGGCCTTATCCTTAATGCCATGGGATTTGATAATTCAACTCGCATATATTTGGCTCCTGGCGAACTATTTGGTGGTCAACGTTTCATGAAGCCCTTGCATGCCTTGTTTCCTCACCTGGAAAATCGGAGAACAGTCACCTCTGCTAAGGATTTGGCAGCAGTAAATGCAGATGGACGGGCGTTACTGGGCCCTGCAGTTGATTACATGGTCTGTCTTCTTTCGGACATATTCATGCCAACATATGATGGTCTAGGTAACTTTGCCAATAATTTATTGGGACACCGTCTATATTATGGTTTTCGGTCCACCATTCAACCTGATAGAAAAGCACTGGCTCCAATTTTTATTGATCTTGAGAGATCCCGCAATCGGAACTTCGAAGCCCTGGTGAGGCTAGTAATGCAGAAGACACCATTTGGTGGTCCACACAAGCGGATTCATCCAGAGTCATTTTATACAAATCCGTGGCCTGAATGTTTCTGCCAAATTTCTACAGGGAGTGTTGAGCACAAGTGTCCTACCATAAAATTCATGGAGATTGTGAAAAATCAATATAAATGGTCTGGATGTGTTGTCCACTAA